The candidate division WOR-3 bacterium DNA window AGTTACAGCGTAGCTACGCTTATTCGCGGTTTGTTGTGGGGAAGAAAACCGGGCTCGGCAGGGTTAGACCGACAGTAAAATTATACCAGGGTGGCTGTGGAAGTCAATCCGTGGCTAGCGGATGTGAATCTCTATCTTCGAGAACTTTGGTTTCAGTCCTGGTATGAAGCGTGGTGCCACCTTGAGTGCCTCGGGCGGCAACACAACACGGGCCCTGAGTTCATTCAGTACCACTCCGCAACGTGCAGACGAAAGCTGTTCCAGCTCGGAATACACGTACACGCCGACCTCTTTCCGGAACTCACGCTTGATGATGTTTGCGGCCTCGTCAAGGCGCCGGCCTGCGTCCTCGCGCAACTGGGCGCTGCCTTCGGCAAAGATGAGGTCGGCGGCAATCGAAACAATCCACTCGTCGTCCTGCCGATAGACGAGACCGTTGACCCGCTGCGGCGCTACTGGCGTGCGGGTGAGGTTGCCATGGGCATCATAGGCATTGAACGTGAAGCTGTAAACCTCACCGGTCGTAATCATCTCACCGTTGTCGGTCCGGCCATCCCAAGTAATGACTGCCGGTGGCTGTCCCTTATGCTCAGCCCGTCGAACCGTCTCACCAAGTGAGTTAGCAACGACCAGTTCCCACTTTGCAACCTGGCTGGTAAAACTGGGCAGGAACACGACGATGTCACCGTAAACCAGGTCCCGTTCAACCGGCACCCGCAGGAAAGAAGAATGGATGAAATGATGCGGAATAGTCAGGGAGTCAATCGTATTATAGAGCGCGTCGTCAAACACGTAACTCTCCGGCACCAAGAGCTCGTTGACCGGGGAAAACGGGTCAATACGTGGACTAAAGAAAATCTTCGTATCTGTTATCTTTACCTCAGCCTTGCCAGTGATAACCTCCTCGCCCAAGCCATGCTCGGCCGGTGCCTTGGCAGTAGCTGCTTCGGGCTGGACTGAAGGAGTCTGAGCAACGAGTAGTGTGAAAAGCAGTTCGAACACGTCAGGAAAGGGTAAACCGGAACGTTATCAGACCCCACTGGTCTTCGGCCTTTACGCCCGGCTCAAGCGGTGCGAACTCCCATGCCTTGAGCGCGTTGACGACGACCTGGTCCAAATCAGGGTAGCCTGAGCTGGATTCGACTGTCGGAACGCCCTTGACCTTGCCGTTGGGCATGACCCACAGCCGAACCACGACGCTCCCTGATATACGCCGCTGCAGAGCCCATGCCGGGTAACGGGGTACAACCTTGTTCGTTATCTTACGCTGCGAGATTGGACCGGCCACCATGAATTGAGTACCGGATGTTACCGGCCCGGAGACCGTTGGCAGATTCTCAGTGGACATCTCGGGCAGTTCTCTGGCCGGTGCTTTTGCCAGGGGCCGGTGTTCTATCGTCAGTTGCGCTTCCGGCGCACGGACTCCAGGGTATCCGGTAAGGCCGGGCGGTCCGCCAGCTCCGCCGCGCGCCGGTCCCCGGGCAAGTGCAACCTTGGGCTGAGCTAGTATTTCCTCAGTGGACTTGTTCGACCCTTCGCCTCCAAGCCGAATAATATCCATTGAACCGCTCCGGTCGAGCTCGTATCGGTCTAGGTCAATCTTCGCCTGACTCTGGCTGCGCTCCAGAGTGGCGCTCAGGTCCAGGGCTGCAACTTCTTCCGATGCGATTCCGGAAGCATAGGTCGGCGCCTCCGAGGCGTCGGCCGAGCCACCACCGCCCGGCGTAATCTTGGACAGAACCTGAGCTACCTCGGGTCGGTAGGTCACGTCCATAAATGTAACTTCCTGAAGGTCACAGTAGGAACTTCGAGGTGGGGTGGCGCGTGAGAACATGAATACGAAGCCGATGTGCAAGACTATAGAGACAACAACCGCAACCTCAATTGCATGAGACTTCTTCTGTTCCGGCATCATTCCCCCTCCGCGGCCTTCTTGGTCGCGCAGGCAATCCGGAGCGCTCCGGCTCGACGGGCTGCAGCAAGAATGTCGAGCACGTCGGAGTGAAGTGCGTCCTTGTCGGCCCGTACTACCACCAGCACGTACGGGTCCTTCATCATTGCCATCTCAAGCAGGGCTTCGAGCTCGCTGAGGTTGGCGACCGGCTGGTCATTCAAAAGAAGCTGGCCTTCTTTCGTGAAGCCAATCGTAACATCCTCTTCTGTCTTCCGTTCAGAAGTATGGGTCTGCGGTACCGCAATCGGAGCAGCGTTGTGGGCCATGACCATCGGCGAGAGGATCATCATGATCAACACGAGTATCAGACCGACCGCCGCCATCGGCAGAATGTCAATGTTGGAAGGTGGTTTCATGGAACCCTCCGCTTTCTCAGCAAAGCAAGGTCGGCCGCGCCCGCCTGCTTTGCAATGTCGAGAACTTTCATCACTCTATTATACTTCACCTGGTCATCCGCTGCAACCACTACTTTTCGCTCAACACTCCGTTCAAGGAGCTTGGGCAAGAGGTCGGCCAGGTTCTCATACGAGACCTCCGCTTCGTTCAGAAGAATCCGGCCGTCGTTCGCGACAAAGATGTTGGCCTTGATGTCCGAGCCCGGTTCCGAGGCCCCGGCCCGCGTAACACCCGGTGCGGATACAAAGATACCGGTCTCGAAGAAAAGCGGCAATGAGACGATGAAACCGATGACCAACGAAAGGGCTATGTCCACAAGAGAGGTTAGAATCAGCTCGGTGCGCGGCGGTCTCTCGTGGCG harbors:
- a CDS encoding biopolymer transporter ExbD → MPRHRHERPPRTELILTSLVDIALSLVIGFIVSLPLFFETGIFVSAPGVTRAGASEPGSDIKANIFVANDGRILLNEAEVSYENLADLLPKLLERSVERKVVVAADDQVKYNRVMKVLDIAKQAGAADLALLRKRRVP
- a CDS encoding biopolymer transporter ExbD, which gives rise to MKPPSNIDILPMAAVGLILVLIMMILSPMVMAHNAAPIAVPQTHTSERKTEEDVTIGFTKEGQLLLNDQPVANLSELEALLEMAMMKDPYVLVVVRADKDALHSDVLDILAAARRAGALRIACATKKAAEGE
- a CDS encoding FlgD immunoglobulin-like domain containing protein, with product MFELLFTLLVAQTPSVQPEAATAKAPAEHGLGEEVITGKAEVKITDTKIFFSPRIDPFSPVNELLVPESYVFDDALYNTIDSLTIPHHFIHSSFLRVPVERDLVYGDIVVFLPSFTSQVAKWELVVANSLGETVRRAEHKGQPPAVITWDGRTDNGEMITTGEVYSFTFNAYDAHGNLTRTPVAPQRVNGLVYRQDDEWIVSIAADLIFAEGSAQLREDAGRRLDEAANIIKREFRKEVGVYVYSELEQLSSARCGVVLNELRARVVLPPEALKVAPRFIPGLKPKFSKIEIHIR
- a CDS encoding energy transducer TonB, which produces MMPEQKKSHAIEVAVVVSIVLHIGFVFMFSRATPPRSSYCDLQEVTFMDVTYRPEVAQVLSKITPGGGGSADASEAPTYASGIASEEVAALDLSATLERSQSQAKIDLDRYELDRSGSMDIIRLGGEGSNKSTEEILAQPKVALARGPARGGAGGPPGLTGYPGVRAPEAQLTIEHRPLAKAPARELPEMSTENLPTVSGPVTSGTQFMVAGPISQRKITNKVVPRYPAWALQRRISGSVVVRLWVMPNGKVKGVPTVESSSGYPDLDQVVVNALKAWEFAPLEPGVKAEDQWGLITFRFTLS